A window from uncultured Flavobacterium sp. encodes these proteins:
- a CDS encoding DUF3857 domain-containing protein — protein MRNSFFALLFFFITFLSSAQKSEYAITTIADSLKENANAVVRLNQVDITIASQRSMIIKTQRVVTVFNEKGFDATDAYEFYDKSTAVKNIEAIVYDAFGKEIKRVKRKDFRDQSVADGATLFSDNRYVFLDYTPISYPFTIEFNSELQTSSTAFIPRWMPLRGYNFSIEKASLNVTYPADLGFKKKEFQFSNFNVKKITDTNTQLSYTLTNVLAQKKEDYSPSYKELFPKVMMALERFHLEGVDGTATNWIDFGKWYSEKILSGTTDLPEETKSKIKAIVGNEKDPIKKAKLVYDFVQKKSRYVSIQVGIGGWRPMLATDVDRLGYGDCKALTNYTKALLQAVDVPSYNTVLYGDTYKTNIESDFVSMQGNHMILSIPNGNHYTWLECTSQDDPFGYQGIFTDDRDVLVIKPEGGEIVRTKVYEDVGNTQKDKGAYTVDENGNFSGSLSIVSEGSQYSSKARIETLQPTEKEAHYKEYWDNINNLKLGKIIFTNDKENIRFTEDVQLSAINYGVISANKMIFPIDAFNQNKGNVKRMRNRKNPFQVQRGYVDTDEIEINLPTGFTIEFLPSNFELKGKFGEYKTEIIKKENNKLTYKRSMFLNKGKYSNKEYDEYRLFMEQVSRNDNAKIILTKN, from the coding sequence ATGAGAAACTCCTTTTTTGCGTTACTTTTTTTCTTTATTACCTTTCTTTCTTCAGCTCAAAAAAGTGAATATGCAATAACTACAATTGCCGATAGTCTTAAAGAAAACGCTAATGCTGTTGTACGTTTAAATCAAGTTGATATTACTATTGCTTCGCAAAGGAGTATGATTATTAAAACGCAACGTGTTGTAACGGTTTTTAATGAAAAAGGTTTTGACGCTACAGATGCTTATGAGTTTTATGATAAATCAACAGCTGTCAAAAATATTGAAGCAATCGTCTATGATGCTTTCGGTAAAGAAATCAAAAGAGTTAAAAGAAAAGATTTTAGAGATCAGAGTGTCGCTGATGGTGCAACTCTTTTTTCTGATAACCGGTATGTTTTTCTGGATTATACACCAATTTCGTATCCTTTTACAATAGAATTTAATAGTGAATTACAAACTTCATCAACAGCTTTTATTCCAAGATGGATGCCTTTACGTGGATATAATTTCAGTATTGAAAAGGCTTCTTTAAATGTTACTTATCCTGCAGATTTGGGATTTAAAAAGAAAGAATTTCAATTCTCAAATTTCAATGTAAAAAAAATAACAGATACAAACACACAACTTTCTTATACATTAACAAATGTTTTAGCTCAGAAAAAAGAAGACTATAGTCCGTCTTATAAAGAGCTTTTTCCTAAGGTTATGATGGCTTTAGAACGTTTTCATCTTGAAGGTGTTGACGGAACTGCAACAAATTGGATTGATTTTGGTAAATGGTATTCTGAAAAAATACTTTCAGGCACAACTGATTTACCGGAAGAAACAAAATCGAAAATTAAGGCTATTGTTGGAAATGAAAAAGATCCAATAAAGAAGGCAAAATTGGTTTATGATTTTGTACAAAAAAAATCTCGTTACGTAAGTATTCAGGTTGGTATTGGAGGTTGGAGACCTATGCTCGCAACAGATGTTGATCGATTGGGTTACGGAGATTGTAAAGCATTAACCAATTATACCAAAGCTCTTTTGCAAGCTGTTGATGTTCCGTCTTACAATACTGTTTTATATGGAGACACTTATAAAACAAACATCGAATCAGATTTTGTTTCGATGCAGGGAAATCACATGATTTTGTCTATTCCAAACGGGAATCATTATACATGGTTAGAATGTACAAGTCAGGATGATCCTTTTGGATATCAGGGTATTTTTACAGATGACAGAGATGTTCTGGTAATTAAGCCGGAAGGAGGAGAAATCGTTAGAACAAAAGTGTACGAAGATGTTGGTAATACACAAAAAGACAAAGGAGCTTATACCGTAGATGAAAATGGTAACTTTTCTGGTTCATTATCAATTGTTTCAGAAGGTTCTCAGTATAGTTCAAAAGCCAGAATAGAAACATTACAACCAACAGAAAAAGAAGCTCATTATAAAGAATACTGGGATAATATCAATAATTTGAAGCTCGGGAAAATAATTTTCACAAACGATAAAGAGAATATTCGTTTTACTGAAGATGTTCAATTGAGTGCTATAAATTACGGAGTAATTTCTGCCAATAAAATGATTTTTCCAATTGATGCATTCAATCAGAATAAAGGAAATGTCAAACGAATGAGAAACAGGAAAAATCCATTTCAGGTTCAGCGTGGTTATGTAGATACTGATGAAATCGAAATTAATCTGCCAACAGGTTTTACGATTGAATTTTTGCCTTCAAATTTTGAGTTAAAAGGAAAATTTGGAGAATACAAAACCGAAATAATCAAAAAAGAAAACAATAAACTGACTTACAAACGCTCGATGTTTTTAAATAAAGGAAAGTATTCGAATAAAGAATATGATGAATATCGCCTTTTTATGGAGCAAGTGTCAAGAAATGATAACGCCAAAATTATATTAACCAAGAACTAA
- the dtd gene encoding D-aminoacyl-tRNA deacylase, giving the protein MRIVLQRVSSASVTVENNKTADIQKGLLVLVGIEEADTQEDIDWLVGKIIKMRIFGDENDVMNCSVQDIDGDIIVVSQFTLHASTKKGNRPSYIKAAKPEFAIPMYENFVKALEKDFNKKVQTGIFGADMKVSLLNDGPVTILIDSKNKE; this is encoded by the coding sequence ATGAGAATAGTTCTTCAAAGAGTTTCTTCGGCATCAGTAACAGTTGAAAATAATAAAACAGCAGATATTCAAAAAGGATTGTTAGTTTTAGTTGGAATTGAAGAGGCCGATACTCAGGAAGATATTGATTGGCTTGTTGGGAAAATCATTAAAATGAGAATTTTTGGTGATGAAAACGATGTGATGAACTGCTCGGTTCAGGATATCGATGGTGATATTATAGTAGTAAGTCAATTTACACTTCATGCTTCTACCAAAAAAGGCAATCGTCCTTCGTATATAAAAGCGGCCAAACCTGAGTTTGCAATTCCTATGTATGAGAATTTTGTAAAAGCTTTAGAAAAAGACTTCAATAAAAAAGTACAAACCGGAATTTTTGGTGCTGATATGAAAGTCAGTCTCTTAAATGACGGACCTGTAACGATCTTAATAGATAGTAAGAATAAAGAGTAA
- the rsgA gene encoding ribosome small subunit-dependent GTPase A yields MTGIVYKSTGSWYTVKSEKGDFIECRMKGKFRMKGIKSTNPIAVGDIVDYELEETSDAVTGTIFNIHERKNYIVRKSVNLSKQIHIIASNIDQVFLLITINNPPTTTSFIDRFLVTAEAYGIEAVLIFNKIDTLDDNTLDEQLYLQHIYQEIGYKCLRISSTENKGVDKLKEMMIGKVSMFSGHSGVGKSTLVNAMEPSLHLKTTVISEQSKQGQHTTTFAEMYDLSFDARIIDTPGIKGFGIVDMEPSEISGYFPEFFKLKDQCKFNNCLHKEEPHCAIKAALERDEIAWSRYNSYLKILEGDEEHYRTDTYGEDRAASDETRK; encoded by the coding sequence ATGACAGGAATCGTATATAAATCTACAGGAAGTTGGTACACGGTAAAATCTGAAAAAGGGGATTTTATAGAATGCCGTATGAAAGGGAAGTTTAGGATGAAAGGTATAAAAAGTACGAATCCTATTGCTGTAGGTGATATTGTTGATTATGAACTCGAAGAAACTTCGGATGCTGTAACAGGAACAATTTTTAATATTCACGAAAGAAAGAATTATATTGTTCGAAAATCAGTCAATTTATCAAAACAGATTCACATTATTGCATCGAATATCGATCAGGTTTTTTTATTGATTACCATTAATAATCCGCCAACAACGACAAGTTTTATCGATCGTTTTTTGGTTACTGCCGAGGCATATGGAATTGAAGCTGTTCTGATTTTTAATAAAATTGATACTCTTGATGATAATACTCTCGACGAACAATTGTATTTACAGCATATCTATCAGGAAATTGGTTATAAATGTCTCCGAATTTCATCTACAGAAAATAAGGGAGTTGATAAACTGAAAGAAATGATGATTGGTAAAGTAAGTATGTTTTCTGGACATTCTGGAGTTGGAAAATCAACTTTGGTAAATGCGATGGAACCAAGTTTACATCTTAAAACTACGGTTATTTCAGAACAAAGTAAACAGGGACAGCATACAACAACTTTTGCAGAAATGTATGATTTATCATTTGATGCGAGAATTATCGATACTCCCGGAATTAAAGGTTTCGGAATTGTTGATATGGAGCCATCAGAAATTAGTGGTTATTTTCCGGAATTTTTCAAACTGAAAGATCAATGTAAGTTTAATAATTGTCTGCACAAAGAAGAACCGCATTGTGCTATAAAAGCAGCTTTAGAAAGAGACGAAATCGCCTGGTCACGTTACAACAGTTATCTTAAAATCCTTGAAGGCGATGAAGAACATTATCGTACCGATACTTATGGAGAGGATAGAGCTGCAAGTGATGAAACTCGTAAATAA
- a CDS encoding aminotransferase class I/II-fold pyridoxal phosphate-dependent enzyme, whose translation MITTAKRLDTVEEYYFSSKLREVRQLQSEGKSIINMGIGSPDLSPSKAVIEAVAAAIQDENGHGYQSYQGLPELRKGMADFYQNQFGVELNPNNEILPLMGSKEGIMHISLAFLNEGDHVLIPNPGYPTYTSVTNLVGAVPVYYDLKEENAWEPDFEALEKLDLSKVKIMWLGYPHMPTGARGSLALFEKLVAFAKKHNILLINDNPYSFVLNDNPMSLLQVEGAKEVALELNSLSKTFNMAGWRVGMVLGNPEIIDAVLKVKSNMDSGMFYGIQKGAVAALNCDKSWFEDQNKIYRRRRELTEKLAEKLGCEVYKEGVGLFVWAKLPEGIASAEKFIDEILYEKHIFITPGTIFGSNGEGYIRFSLCVKEEKVQEAIDRF comes from the coding sequence ATGATTACAACAGCAAAAAGATTAGATACAGTTGAAGAATACTACTTCTCATCAAAATTGAGAGAAGTTCGTCAGCTACAGTCTGAAGGAAAATCTATCATCAATATGGGAATTGGAAGCCCTGATTTGAGTCCGTCGAAAGCAGTAATTGAAGCAGTCGCTGCAGCAATTCAAGATGAAAACGGGCATGGTTATCAAAGCTATCAGGGATTACCGGAATTGAGAAAAGGGATGGCAGATTTTTATCAGAATCAATTTGGTGTTGAGTTGAATCCAAATAACGAGATTTTGCCTTTGATGGGTTCAAAAGAAGGAATTATGCACATTTCGTTAGCTTTTTTAAATGAAGGCGATCACGTTTTGATTCCGAATCCGGGTTATCCAACGTATACTTCGGTAACTAATTTGGTTGGAGCAGTTCCGGTTTATTATGATCTGAAAGAAGAAAATGCCTGGGAACCGGATTTTGAAGCTTTAGAAAAATTAGATCTTTCGAAAGTAAAAATCATGTGGCTTGGATATCCTCACATGCCAACAGGAGCAAGAGGAAGTTTAGCGTTATTTGAAAAATTGGTTGCTTTTGCTAAAAAACACAACATATTATTGATCAACGACAATCCATATAGTTTTGTTTTGAATGATAATCCAATGAGTTTATTGCAGGTTGAAGGTGCAAAAGAAGTGGCTTTAGAATTAAATTCTTTAAGCAAAACTTTCAATATGGCGGGCTGGAGAGTTGGAATGGTTTTAGGAAATCCTGAAATTATCGATGCAGTTCTAAAAGTAAAAAGCAACATGGACAGCGGAATGTTCTATGGAATCCAAAAAGGTGCAGTTGCAGCGTTGAATTGTGATAAATCATGGTTTGAAGATCAAAACAAAATTTACAGACGCCGTCGAGAATTAACAGAAAAATTAGCAGAAAAATTAGGCTGTGAAGTTTATAAAGAAGGAGTTGGGCTTTTTGTTTGGGCAAAACTTCCGGAAGGAATAGCATCAGCAGAGAAGTTCATTGATGAAATATTGTATGAGAAACATATTTTCATCACACCGGGAACGATCTTCGGAAGTAACGGTGAAGGTTATATTAGATTCTCATTGTGTGTAAAAGAAGAAAAAGTACAAGAAGCGATTGACCGATTTTAG
- a CDS encoding prephenate dehydratase → MTTKIAIQGIKGSFHHQVVKEYFSENVEIDECLSFEELIDSLLSGKSDQAVMAIENSIAGPIIPNYALIDKNNLHIIGEHYLSIHQNLMALKGQKIEDIKEVHSHPMAILQCMDFLKQFPNIKLVEDKDTAETARRIQEKQLTGIAAIASKTASEMYDLDIIAPEIQTIKNNMTRFVIIKKQNSFLPENEINRASIKFELDHKRGSLAAVLNVMSDCKLNLTKIQSLPKIETPWKYSFFVDVTFEKYEDFAKAKTLLNIMAEYFKVLGEYKNTKPLSES, encoded by the coding sequence ATGACAACTAAAATTGCAATACAAGGTATAAAAGGTTCTTTTCATCATCAGGTAGTGAAGGAGTATTTCTCTGAAAATGTGGAAATTGATGAGTGCTTATCTTTTGAGGAATTAATTGATAGCTTGCTTTCCGGAAAATCAGATCAGGCGGTTATGGCGATTGAAAATTCGATTGCAGGACCAATTATTCCAAATTATGCTTTGATTGATAAGAATAATTTACACATAATTGGAGAGCATTATTTGAGTATTCACCAAAATTTAATGGCTTTGAAAGGTCAGAAAATTGAGGACATAAAAGAAGTTCATTCACATCCAATGGCAATTTTGCAATGTATGGATTTCTTAAAACAATTTCCGAATATTAAGTTGGTTGAAGATAAAGATACAGCCGAAACTGCCAGAAGAATTCAGGAAAAACAATTAACCGGAATCGCAGCAATTGCAAGTAAAACAGCTTCGGAAATGTATGATCTGGATATTATTGCACCAGAAATTCAAACGATCAAAAACAATATGACTCGTTTTGTGATTATCAAAAAGCAGAATTCATTTTTGCCGGAAAACGAAATCAACAGAGCGTCAATCAAATTTGAGTTAGATCACAAAAGAGGAAGTTTGGCAGCAGTTTTGAATGTAATGAGCGATTGCAAACTGAATTTGACAAAAATTCAGTCGCTACCAAAAATTGAAACACCTTGGAAATATTCATTTTTCGTAGACGTAACATTTGAGAAGTACGAAGATTTTGCAAAAGCCAAAACGTTATTGAATATAATGGCAGAATATTTTAAAGTGTTAGGAGAATATAAAAATACGAAACCTTTAAGTGAGTCTTAA
- a CDS encoding prephenate dehydrogenase: MKVYVIGIGLIGGSMVLDIKDQHPSATIFGIDNNEKHLQEAIDLGVIDKAGSFEDLAEADFVIVSVPVDVALTVLPKVLDSVGDKTIVFEVGSTKKPICEAVASHPKRRNFIATHPIAGTEFSGPSAAIKGLFKGKTNIICEVEKTTFKLQEKALKLFAEIGMRIRYMDPISHDKHIAYVSHLSHISSFMLGKTVMNKEKDEQDIFDMAGSGFESTVRLAKSSPAMWTPIFKQNKEHVLETLEEYISNLSRFRDLLKDENYNAIFEEMESTNKIKEILNGLTIKK, translated from the coding sequence ATGAAAGTATACGTAATAGGAATAGGATTAATAGGCGGTTCGATGGTGCTGGACATCAAAGACCAACATCCGAGTGCAACTATTTTTGGAATTGATAACAACGAAAAACACTTACAAGAAGCAATTGATTTAGGTGTTATTGACAAAGCAGGAAGTTTTGAAGATTTGGCTGAGGCTGATTTTGTAATAGTTTCGGTTCCGGTTGATGTGGCGCTGACAGTTTTGCCTAAAGTTCTGGATTCGGTTGGAGATAAAACAATTGTTTTTGAAGTTGGATCGACTAAAAAACCAATTTGCGAAGCAGTGGCAAGTCACCCAAAAAGAAGAAATTTTATTGCAACGCATCCGATAGCAGGAACAGAGTTCTCAGGACCTTCGGCGGCGATAAAAGGTTTGTTTAAAGGGAAAACAAACATTATTTGCGAGGTGGAGAAAACCACTTTTAAATTGCAGGAAAAGGCATTAAAGCTTTTCGCAGAAATAGGAATGAGGATTCGATATATGGATCCAATTTCACACGACAAACACATCGCTTACGTTTCACATTTGTCGCACATTAGTTCGTTTATGCTGGGTAAAACGGTAATGAATAAAGAAAAAGACGAACAGGATATTTTTGATATGGCGGGAAGTGGATTTGAAAGCACCGTTCGTTTAGCAAAAAGTTCGCCGGCAATGTGGACGCCAATTTTTAAGCAAAACAAAGAGCATGTTTTGGAAACATTAGAAGAATATATTTCAAACCTTAGTCGGTTTAGGGATTTGTTGAAAGATGAAAATTATAATGCCATTTTTGAAGAAATGGAGAGCACAAATAAAATTAAAGAGATATTAAACGGATTAACAATTAAAAAATAA
- a CDS encoding DUF3857 domain-containing protein, with amino-acid sequence MKFIKLFSLLILLSFITNATAQEFKLGKVSVAELEQKVHPKDSSAVAAILYTKGEARIEYDQNDGFITLTDVETRIKIYKKEGYDWANQKVWYYNQSSFKERVFFTDAVTYNLVNGKIEKTKLKSDGIFDEVLNKYRGQKKITMPNVKEGSVIEFRYTIKSPSKMIREWDFQKSIPVNYSEFSTFIPEYYVFNSRQKGYIFPKTTTLKNPKSVVLTSKERTEHRSVTQTNFSTDKVEYIENQTTYKAVDFPAMKEEAFVNNIDNYRSSVEHELSLVKFPNSPMKEYSTDWNSVVKTIYEYDDFGPELNKTGYFEDDLKVLLAGKNTPEEKIWAILNHVKANVKWNGYMDYSCDSGVKKAYKEKTGNIADINLMLTAMLRYSGLTANPVLVSTRSNGIALFPNRNAFNYVIAAVETPQGNILIDASGKFSTPNILPLRALNWSGRLIRKDGTSEEIDLMPSNLSVDNVSINYTIDPEGKIDGKVRRQCTDYNAMVTRGNIDGVKEEEYLEKLENLNNKIEIKEYTRTNEKDVLLPTIETYSFTGNNLCEIIGGKIYVSPMLFFTEDKNLFKQETREYPIDFSYPFSDKYKITIKIPEGFAVETLPAPTFVTMEDNLGEFKFNIVANGNFLQLAVSHQINEAIVSAEKYEMLKDYYKAMVAKETEKIVLKRI; translated from the coding sequence ATGAAATTTATTAAACTTTTTAGTCTTTTAATTCTATTGTCATTTATTACAAATGCAACAGCGCAGGAATTTAAATTAGGGAAGGTATCCGTTGCAGAACTGGAGCAAAAAGTGCATCCAAAAGATTCTTCTGCAGTTGCTGCAATATTGTATACAAAAGGGGAGGCCAGAATTGAATACGATCAGAACGATGGATTTATTACCTTAACCGATGTTGAAACCAGAATCAAAATTTATAAAAAAGAAGGGTACGATTGGGCCAATCAAAAAGTTTGGTATTATAACCAAAGCAGTTTTAAGGAACGAGTGTTTTTTACAGATGCGGTTACTTACAATTTAGTAAATGGTAAAATTGAAAAAACAAAGCTTAAAAGTGATGGTATTTTTGATGAAGTGCTGAATAAATACAGAGGGCAAAAAAAGATAACAATGCCTAATGTTAAAGAAGGATCTGTAATTGAGTTTAGATATACAATTAAATCTCCTAGTAAGATGATTCGAGAATGGGATTTTCAAAAGTCTATTCCGGTAAATTACTCTGAATTTTCAACTTTTATTCCTGAATATTATGTTTTTAATTCAAGACAAAAAGGATATATTTTTCCTAAAACCACGACACTGAAAAATCCTAAATCAGTAGTGTTGACAAGTAAGGAAAGGACTGAACATAGGAGTGTTACTCAAACTAATTTTTCAACAGATAAAGTTGAGTATATAGAGAATCAAACGACCTATAAAGCAGTAGATTTTCCGGCAATGAAAGAGGAGGCTTTTGTAAATAATATCGACAATTATCGTTCAAGTGTTGAGCATGAATTGTCTTTAGTGAAATTTCCGAATTCACCAATGAAAGAATACTCCACAGATTGGAATTCAGTAGTAAAAACGATCTATGAATATGATGATTTTGGACCTGAATTAAATAAAACAGGATATTTTGAAGATGACTTAAAGGTATTGCTTGCTGGTAAAAACACTCCCGAAGAAAAAATATGGGCTATTTTGAACCATGTAAAAGCTAATGTAAAATGGAATGGTTATATGGATTATAGTTGTGATAGCGGAGTTAAAAAAGCATACAAGGAAAAAACGGGAAATATAGCCGATATCAATTTGATGCTTACTGCTATGTTACGCTACTCTGGTTTAACAGCAAATCCGGTTCTAGTAAGTACACGTTCTAACGGGATCGCTTTATTCCCGAACAGAAATGCTTTTAATTATGTAATTGCTGCAGTTGAAACTCCGCAAGGAAATATTTTGATTGATGCCAGTGGGAAATTTTCAACTCCAAACATTTTGCCTTTAAGAGCTTTAAACTGGTCTGGAAGATTGATTAGAAAAGATGGTACATCTGAGGAAATTGATTTAATGCCAAGTAATCTATCAGTTGATAATGTTTCTATAAATTATACGATTGATCCTGAAGGTAAAATAGATGGTAAAGTCAGAAGACAATGTACAGATTATAATGCAATGGTTACCAGAGGTAATATTGATGGAGTAAAAGAAGAGGAATATCTTGAGAAGCTTGAGAATCTAAATAATAAAATTGAGATTAAAGAATATACGAGAACAAATGAAAAAGATGTTTTGTTGCCAACTATCGAGACATATTCGTTTACAGGAAATAATTTATGTGAAATAATTGGGGGTAAAATTTATGTAAGTCCAATGTTGTTTTTTACTGAAGATAAAAACCTGTTTAAACAGGAAACCAGAGAATATCCTATAGATTTTAGTTACCCATTTTCTGATAAGTATAAAATCACAATTAAAATTCCGGAAGGTTTTGCTGTTGAAACATTACCAGCTCCTACATTTGTTACAATGGAAGATAATTTAGGGGAATTTAAATTTAATATTGTTGCAAATGGAAATTTTCTTCAATTGGCTGTTTCACATCAAATAAATGAAGCAATTGTTTCGGCTGAAAAATATGAAATGCTAAAAGACTATTACAAAGCAATGGTTGCAAAAGAAACAGAGAAAATAGTTTTAAAAAGAATATAA
- a CDS encoding bifunctional 3-deoxy-7-phosphoheptulonate synthase/chorismate mutase type II, with amino-acid sequence MENKKEMRKWLDDMNLNHPLVIAGPCSAETEDQVLKIAHELKDSKVSVFRAGIWKPRTRPGGFEGVGEIGLKWLQKAKAETGLLMGTEVATAAHCKLALEHDIDVLWVGARTTANPFAVQEIADTLKGTDKIVLVKNPVNPDLALWLGGVERLHMAGIEKLGVIHRGFSTYEKTKYRNIPEWQIAIELQNKFPDLPLIIDPSHITGDRKMIFEVTQEALDLNYDGMIIETHYDPDNAWSDAAQQVTPDALKQIIKDLTIRKTDDTTDEYSQKMKKLRANIDVLDANLLELLGKRMKVADEIGQVKKDANVAILQNNRWNEILGKMILEGEKKGLTEEFVLRMFKAIHQESIGHQEKVFNA; translated from the coding sequence ATGGAAAATAAGAAAGAAATGAGAAAGTGGTTAGATGATATGAATTTGAATCATCCACTTGTGATAGCTGGACCATGTAGTGCAGAAACAGAAGATCAAGTATTGAAAATTGCTCACGAATTGAAAGATTCAAAAGTTAGTGTATTCAGAGCTGGAATCTGGAAACCAAGAACGCGTCCGGGAGGATTTGAAGGTGTTGGAGAAATTGGTTTAAAATGGTTGCAAAAAGCTAAAGCTGAAACTGGTTTATTAATGGGTACTGAGGTTGCGACTGCAGCACACTGTAAACTAGCTTTAGAACATGATATAGATGTTTTATGGGTTGGTGCCCGTACAACTGCAAATCCTTTTGCGGTTCAGGAAATTGCTGATACATTAAAAGGAACTGATAAAATCGTTTTGGTTAAAAACCCAGTAAATCCTGATTTAGCTTTATGGTTAGGTGGTGTTGAGCGTTTACACATGGCTGGAATCGAGAAATTAGGAGTTATTCACAGAGGTTTCTCTACTTACGAAAAAACAAAATACAGAAACATTCCAGAATGGCAGATTGCTATCGAATTGCAAAATAAATTCCCTGATTTACCATTAATAATTGACCCGTCTCATATTACAGGAGATCGTAAAATGATTTTTGAAGTGACACAAGAGGCTTTAGATTTGAACTACGATGGTATGATTATCGAAACGCACTACGATCCGGACAACGCTTGGTCTGATGCTGCGCAGCAAGTTACTCCAGACGCTTTGAAACAAATCATTAAAGATTTGACGATTAGAAAAACGGATGATACTACAGATGAGTACAGCCAAAAAATGAAAAAACTAAGAGCTAACATTGACGTTCTTGATGCTAACTTATTAGAGTTGTTGGGAAAACGTATGAAAGTTGCTGACGAAATTGGACAAGTGAAAAAAGATGCAAACGTAGCGATTCTTCAAAACAACCGTTGGAACGAAATCTTAGGAAAAATGATCCTTGAAGGGGAGAAAAAAGGTCTTACTGAAGAGTTTGTTTTGAGAATGTTCAAAGCAATCCACCAGGAAAGTATTGGTCACCAAGAGAAAGTTTTCAACGCATAA